One stretch of Daphnia pulicaria isolate SC F1-1A chromosome 6, SC_F0-13Bv2, whole genome shotgun sequence DNA includes these proteins:
- the LOC124341747 gene encoding DENN domain-containing protein 2B-like, translating into MVTPSYDRHQNLYNPYIKFSYPDSLAVPFGVENFCFPDSTHWPPPLQTAGEPYTIVLTDSKGDRMYGYCRRVVPEGAQTCIPITYCLLSRHRAAEFYNKLLNVMVPRHGASVSQRLALLDCLHKQPFPSPGGFVEFPPENLGNGNKVNKVQRLLDESLEDFDLKGLFERLNETVILHVLGTVLLERKLIFVSQDLR; encoded by the exons ATGGTAACACCGTCTTACGACCGCCATCAGAATCTCTACAATCCGTACATAAAGTTCAGCTATCCCGATTCG CTGGCCGTCCCTTTTGGAGTGGAAAATTTCTGCTTCCCGGATTCAACACactggccgccgccgctgcagaCGGCCGGCGAACCGTACACGATCGTTCTGACCGATTCCAAAGGCGATCGAATGTACGGCTACTGCCGCCGGGTGGTTCCCGAAGGAGCTCAGACCTGCATTCCCATCACCTATTGTTTGCTGAGCCGCCATCGAGCAGCCGAATTTTACAACAAG CTGTTGAACGTTATGGTTCCACGTCACGGAGCGTCCGTTTCCCAGCGTCTAGCTTTGCTCGATTGTTTGCACAAACAACCATTTCCCAGCCCAGGAGGTTTTGTTGAATTCCCCCCCGAAAATCTCGGCAACGGGAACAAGGTCAACAAAGTCCAGCGATTACTCGACGAAAGTCTGgaggattttgatttgaagggACTATTTGAACGACTCAACGAAACGGTCATCCTACACGTCCTGGGCACAGTGCTGCTCGAACGCAAACTCATTTTTGTTAGTCAGGATTTGAGGTAA
- the LOC124341748 gene encoding DENN domain-containing protein 2B-like, which yields MVTPSYDRHQNLYNPYIKFSYPDSLAVPFGVENFCFPDSTHWPPPLQTAGEPYTIVLTDSKGDRMYGYCHRVVPEGAQTCIPITYCLLSRHRAAEFYNKLLNVMVPRHGASVSQRLALLDCLHKQPFPSPGGFVEFPPENLGNGNKVNKVQRLLDESLEDFDLKGLFERLNETVILHVLGTVLLERKLIFVSQDLR from the exons ATGGTAACACCGTCTTACGACCGCCATCAGAATCTCTACAATCCGTACATAAAGTTCAGCTATCCCGATTCG CTGGCCGTCCCTTTTGGAGTGGAAAATTTCTGCTTCCCGGATTCAACACactggccgccgccgctgcagaCGGCCGGCGAACCGTACACGATCGTTCTGACCGATTCCAAAGGCGATCGAATGTACGGCTACTGCCACCGGGTGGTTCCCGAAGGAGCTCAGACCTGCATTCCCATCACCTATTGTTTGCTGAGCCGCCATCGAGCAGCCGAATTTTACAACAAG CTGTTGAACGTTATGGTTCCACGTCACGGAGCGTCCGTTTCCCAGCGTCTAGCTTTGCTCGATTGTTTGCACAAACAACCATTTCCCAGCCCAGGAGGTTTTGTTGAATTCCCCCCCGAAAATCTCGGCAACGGGAACAAGGTCAACAAAGTCCAGCGATTACTCGACGAAAGTCTGgaggattttgatttgaagggACTATTTGAACGACTCAACGAAACGGTCATCCTACACGTCCTGGGCACAGTGCTGCTCGAACGCAAACTCATTTTTGTTAGTCAGGATTTGAGGTAA